The Paenibacillus uliginis N3/975 genome has a window encoding:
- the hpt gene encoding hypoxanthine phosphoribosyltransferase: protein MQNDIQEVLISEEEIQAKIKELGEKLSAEYEGRDPLVICVLKGAFIFMADLVKNITVPMELDFMAVSSYGASTKSSGVVKIIKDLDESVEGRDVLIVEDIIDSGLTLSYLIDLLENRKAKSIAVVTLFDKPARRTVDLQADYAGFVLPDAFVVGYGLDYAEHYRNLPYIGILKPEIYSN, encoded by the coding sequence TTGCAGAATGACATTCAGGAAGTGCTCATCAGCGAAGAAGAAATACAGGCTAAGATTAAGGAATTAGGGGAAAAACTCAGCGCAGAATATGAGGGACGCGATCCTTTGGTGATTTGTGTTCTCAAAGGTGCGTTTATTTTTATGGCAGATTTGGTTAAAAACATTACGGTACCGATGGAACTGGATTTCATGGCGGTGTCGAGCTACGGTGCTTCTACGAAATCATCCGGTGTAGTTAAAATTATTAAAGACCTGGATGAATCCGTTGAAGGCAGAGACGTTCTGATTGTCGAAGATATTATCGACAGCGGTCTGACGCTCAGCTACCTGATCGACCTGCTTGAGAACCGTAAAGCCAAGTCGATTGCTGTGGTGACCCTGTTTGATAAACCGGCACGCCGGACTGTAGACCTGCAGGCAGACTATGCCGGGTTTGTTCTTCCGGATGCGTTTGTCGTAGGATATGGACTCGATTATGCCGAGCATTACCGGAACCTCCCATACATCGGGATTTTGAAACCGGAAATCTACAGCAACTAA
- the tilS gene encoding tRNA lysidine(34) synthetase TilS yields the protein MKLEQDYLKSLVERVEDVATEKQLWDEGDTIIVAVSGGPDSVALLHVLHEISSRRIPLKLICAHVHHGFRQESDDEAVMVQRLAESLGIPVETAYIDVPAYMKSSGKGVQEAARDKRYEFLFETARKYGARSIALAHHADDQAETVLMRLLRGTGPSGLAGMKIKRSQKNVELIRPFLRINKTDLIELCDQCGYSYAIDYSNMLTKYRRNAVRLEVFPFLEQYNTQISSSLNQLAEVTGEEDDYMELAAEDAYRSLVREIDGRTSFDAPSFLGLHVALQRRLIKLILNYLSADQENTDFVKIETVRQGVLQDRRTNWRLDLGGGLTCIREYGEVSFCPKPLVGQGKYIYQLDSPDGPDLVLPEIGKILKLALVDGEEMRDGIKLASGEASFDADQLLFPLTVRCRQPGDKMKVMGLNGSKKVKDILIDEKIPPSVRSMIPMVCDGSGSIVWIPGVRRSVHAAVGRHTTCILRMELVNAGKA from the coding sequence ATGAAATTGGAGCAGGATTATTTGAAATCATTAGTTGAACGTGTTGAGGATGTGGCAACCGAGAAGCAACTGTGGGATGAAGGAGACACAATCATTGTGGCTGTTTCCGGCGGTCCGGATTCGGTGGCTCTATTGCACGTTCTCCATGAGATTTCAAGTCGGCGTATACCGCTTAAGCTGATCTGCGCCCATGTACATCACGGATTCCGTCAGGAATCTGACGATGAGGCAGTCATGGTACAAAGGCTCGCCGAAAGTTTGGGCATCCCTGTGGAAACAGCTTATATTGATGTGCCGGCCTATATGAAATCAAGCGGAAAAGGCGTACAGGAAGCGGCGCGTGACAAACGGTACGAATTCCTGTTTGAAACGGCAAGGAAATATGGAGCGAGATCCATTGCACTGGCCCATCATGCAGACGACCAGGCAGAGACTGTACTCATGCGTCTGCTGCGGGGAACCGGACCATCGGGCCTGGCCGGTATGAAAATCAAAAGATCCCAAAAAAATGTGGAACTGATCCGTCCGTTTCTTCGTATTAACAAAACGGACCTGATTGAGTTATGCGATCAATGTGGTTACTCCTATGCAATTGATTATAGCAACATGCTGACAAAATACCGCCGCAATGCAGTTCGACTGGAGGTATTTCCTTTCTTGGAGCAGTACAATACACAGATTTCTTCTTCTCTTAACCAGTTAGCTGAAGTGACTGGTGAGGAAGATGATTACATGGAGCTTGCTGCTGAGGATGCTTACCGCTCTCTTGTTAGGGAGATCGATGGAAGGACGTCTTTTGACGCACCTTCCTTTTTGGGCTTACATGTTGCTTTACAACGGCGTTTGATTAAACTAATATTAAATTATCTGTCGGCAGACCAGGAAAATACGGATTTCGTTAAGATTGAAACGGTCCGCCAAGGAGTTTTGCAGGATCGCCGGACCAATTGGCGACTGGATTTAGGGGGAGGATTAACCTGTATCCGTGAATACGGAGAGGTAAGCTTTTGCCCTAAGCCGCTTGTAGGACAGGGGAAGTACATATATCAGTTGGATTCCCCCGATGGACCGGATCTGGTTCTGCCGGAAATCGGAAAAATTTTAAAGCTTGCGCTTGTGGATGGAGAGGAAATGAGGGACGGCATAAAGCTGGCTTCAGGAGAAGCTTCCTTTGATGCGGATCAGCTACTTTTCCCTTTAACCGTACGCTGCAGGCAACCCGGGGACAAGATGAAGGTCATGGGATTAAACGGCAGCAAAAAGGTGAAAGATATTCTCATTGATGAGAAAATCCCTCCTTCTGTACGTTCCATGATCCCCATGGTGTGCGATGGCTCAGGTAGCATCGTATGGATTCCGGGTGTAAGACGCTCTGTTCACGCTGCCGTTGGGCGGCATACAACATGTATTCTCCGCATGGAACTCGTGAATGCGGGGAAAGCGTAA
- a CDS encoding serine/threonine protein kinase yields the protein MTTLSNPGYPPGTVITGKWRKKRYIVERMLGKGANGRVYLVQRPGHTERYALKVGYDTLDLQSEINVLNTLKEQMSDHYLVEADDHQDSSGEVPFYVMRYIEGSQLQHFIRSRGREWLGLVGLKLLEKLTVLHRSGYIFGDLKPENVMVSAYGQVELIDYGGVSAVGRSVKQFTEWYDRGYWNAGSRTGDEAYDLFSFAVMCIQLLDEEVLRTASAQLPQIRSVADLQAALRKSPQLKPYAGWLSKALAGGFADSREAVNLWKNTVYSPSRWESGQGKTPLWLKNSFVMSLIILACAVYLFLRT from the coding sequence GTGACTACGTTGTCTAATCCTGGTTATCCGCCGGGGACCGTAATTACAGGGAAATGGCGGAAGAAAAGGTACATCGTGGAACGGATGTTAGGCAAAGGGGCAAACGGCCGAGTCTATCTGGTGCAGCGGCCCGGACATACGGAGCGCTATGCCTTAAAAGTAGGTTACGATACACTTGATCTTCAGTCGGAGATCAATGTGTTGAACACGTTGAAAGAGCAGATGTCTGATCATTATTTGGTTGAAGCCGATGATCATCAGGACAGCAGCGGAGAAGTTCCTTTTTACGTAATGCGGTACATTGAGGGAAGCCAGCTTCAACATTTTATACGCTCGCGCGGAAGAGAATGGCTTGGTCTCGTTGGGCTCAAGCTGCTGGAGAAGCTCACTGTTCTGCATAGGTCCGGCTATATTTTCGGCGACCTTAAGCCTGAGAATGTCATGGTTTCGGCTTACGGTCAAGTGGAATTGATCGACTATGGCGGTGTCAGTGCGGTTGGCCGTAGTGTGAAGCAGTTTACGGAATGGTACGACCGCGGATATTGGAATGCCGGTAGCCGAACCGGCGATGAGGCCTATGACCTGTTCTCGTTTGCCGTGATGTGTATCCAGCTGTTGGATGAAGAGGTCCTTAGGACGGCCTCCGCACAGTTGCCCCAGATCCGCAGTGTTGCGGATCTTCAGGCAGCACTGCGAAAGAGCCCGCAGCTCAAGCCATATGCCGGCTGGCTGAGTAAAGCTCTCGCGGGCGGGTTCGCAGATTCACGAGAAGCGGTGAACCTTTGGAAAAATACCGTATATTCTCCATCACGGTGGGAAAGTGGACAAGGGAAGACGCCGCTGTGGCTCAAAAATTCTTTTGTCATGTCACTCATTATCTTAGCCTGCGCTGTTTATTTGTTCCTTCGAACTTAA
- a CDS encoding vWA domain-containing protein, translating to MKQILLITDGCSNVGPSPIMAAAHALQEGITVNVVGVLDYGTIGELGGFEIQEIAKAGGGIHRIVGTPQLARTMQMMTRKTVVQTIQQAVNKEIQQILGGGALEDLPPDKRSQVVEVVDELAETSPLQVALLIDASASMKPKLGAVEEAIRDLMLSLKARAGSSRLAVFHFPGRGSGEDVVKDVDWTTDLDGARGLFHRLQMKGATPTGPALLKVIDYYRYGTLEGNQSWQGDSGQEEGMLGDYVV from the coding sequence ATGAAACAAATATTGCTCATTACGGACGGTTGCTCTAATGTCGGCCCGAGCCCGATTATGGCGGCAGCGCATGCGCTGCAAGAAGGGATTACGGTCAATGTTGTCGGTGTGCTTGATTATGGGACGATAGGCGAGCTGGGCGGATTTGAAATTCAAGAGATTGCGAAAGCCGGGGGAGGCATTCACCGGATTGTTGGAACCCCGCAGCTTGCCAGAACGATGCAAATGATGACCCGTAAAACGGTAGTTCAAACCATACAGCAGGCGGTTAATAAAGAAATACAGCAAATTTTAGGAGGGGGTGCCCTTGAGGATCTTCCGCCTGATAAACGATCCCAGGTGGTTGAAGTAGTGGACGAGCTCGCCGAGACCTCGCCCCTGCAGGTTGCGCTTCTGATTGATGCAAGTGCAAGTATGAAACCTAAGCTTGGTGCAGTTGAGGAAGCGATCCGAGATCTGATGCTCAGTTTAAAAGCACGTGCAGGCTCAAGCCGACTGGCGGTATTTCACTTTCCCGGACGCGGGAGCGGAGAAGATGTCGTCAAAGATGTCGATTGGACTACCGATCTGGACGGAGCAAGAGGATTGTTCCATCGGCTTCAGATGAAGGGCGCCACTCCGACGGGGCCGGCACTGCTAAAGGTGATTGATTATTACCGATATGGTACACTAGAAGGTAATCAATCATGGCAGGGTGATTCCGGCCAAGAGGAAGGGATGCTCGGTGACTACGTTGTCTAA
- the spoIIE gene encoding stage II sporulation protein E, which produces MEKRNVVMFPGTETAKGGAGAIRARLAERIGQLSFVKRPIELLAAKKWMILLTFMGFLLGRAMILDELSPFAVAYFAVIAFIRRDYLLPVGAAVVAGSIFASGSSFLMIPAELILFYFMLRGLETYERAELSYAPIMVFVSTFVVNLFALLVGPSMTWYSMIMMTLDAVLGFVLTLVFIQAIPVFTLRKKNYVLKNEEILCLIILLASVMTGAVGWVVQGLSVEHVLSRYLILLFALVGGAPLGASVGVVTGLILSLADISAFAQMSLLAFAGMLAGMLREGKKGGVSLGMLLGATILSIYFNKPNEVMLSTWETCIAIGLFLVTPKGVMQAIGKYVPGTQDHTKSQHEYAKRVRDLTADRVTQFSKVFRQLSQSFGQTTGTMQPPGKQTEEMNHFMDAVADGTCSSCFKRNHCWDAKFYQTYKYMTDMMTTIEENPDLEAKDLPPVWDKICAKKEEVLGVLKQQYHLYQHDMQWKRQIFDSRHLVAEQLSGVSQVMEDLAREIKRESQTMYIQEEQIREALQHLGLSIQGIDIISLDSGHVEIEIIHAYTRGYDECRKIIAPLLSDIIGEHIAVVEETMTHPRDGLATVRFGSAKTFEITTGVAAAAKGGDLLSGDSFSTVELGNGTFAVALSDGMGNGERARMESSSALNILEQLLQSGMDEKLAIKSVNSILMLRSPDEIYATVDMALIDQYSAQTIFLKIGSTPSFIKRGNEVIPVTASNLPIGIIQDIEVDLVSLQLQAEDVLIMMTDGIYDAPGYAVNKELWMKRIIQEVNSSDPQEIADCLLEKVIRYQQNQIHDDMTVVVGRVDHFHPEWANVHVPGFARMERPRTVS; this is translated from the coding sequence ATGGAAAAAAGAAATGTAGTCATGTTTCCGGGGACAGAGACGGCAAAAGGAGGAGCGGGAGCTATTCGTGCCCGCTTGGCGGAACGTATCGGGCAATTATCCTTCGTGAAGCGACCCATCGAACTGCTGGCCGCGAAGAAATGGATGATATTGCTGACATTTATGGGATTTCTGCTGGGAAGAGCTATGATCCTGGACGAGCTGTCACCGTTTGCAGTTGCTTATTTTGCAGTCATCGCTTTTATTCGCAGAGATTATTTGCTCCCGGTCGGAGCAGCTGTTGTAGCGGGAAGTATATTTGCATCAGGTTCATCTTTTCTCATGATTCCGGCTGAGCTTATACTTTTCTACTTTATGCTCAGAGGGCTGGAGACGTATGAACGGGCGGAGCTGTCCTATGCACCAATAATGGTGTTTGTGTCCACCTTCGTGGTGAATCTGTTCGCGTTGCTGGTCGGTCCATCCATGACCTGGTACTCCATGATAATGATGACATTAGATGCGGTGCTTGGGTTTGTGCTTACACTGGTATTTATCCAAGCCATTCCGGTATTTACCTTACGCAAAAAAAATTATGTGCTTAAGAACGAGGAGATCCTTTGCCTGATCATCTTGCTCGCATCCGTAATGACAGGAGCTGTGGGCTGGGTAGTCCAAGGGCTATCCGTAGAACATGTATTGTCACGCTATTTGATCCTGTTATTTGCTCTTGTTGGAGGAGCTCCGCTGGGTGCTTCCGTCGGGGTGGTGACCGGCTTGATTCTCAGCTTGGCTGATATCTCGGCATTTGCCCAGATGAGTCTGTTGGCTTTTGCGGGAATGCTGGCTGGTATGCTTCGGGAAGGCAAGAAAGGCGGTGTTTCGCTCGGGATGCTGCTAGGCGCGACGATATTGTCCATTTACTTCAACAAGCCAAACGAAGTGATGCTCTCTACTTGGGAAACCTGTATAGCGATCGGACTGTTCCTGGTTACACCTAAAGGCGTGATGCAGGCGATTGGCAAGTATGTGCCTGGTACGCAGGACCATACGAAGTCACAACATGAGTATGCGAAGCGGGTTCGGGATCTGACAGCAGATCGGGTAACCCAATTCTCTAAGGTATTCCGCCAGCTATCGCAAAGCTTCGGGCAGACAACTGGAACGATGCAGCCTCCCGGCAAACAGACGGAGGAAATGAATCATTTCATGGATGCGGTGGCGGATGGAACATGCTCGTCCTGCTTTAAGCGGAATCACTGCTGGGATGCGAAATTTTATCAGACCTATAAATATATGACCGATATGATGACAACTATAGAAGAAAATCCAGATCTGGAGGCCAAGGATCTGCCGCCGGTATGGGATAAGATATGTGCCAAAAAAGAAGAAGTGTTGGGTGTTCTCAAGCAGCAGTATCATCTATATCAACATGATATGCAGTGGAAACGCCAAATATTCGATAGCCGTCATCTGGTTGCGGAACAGCTATCCGGTGTGTCGCAAGTCATGGAGGACTTGGCACGGGAGATCAAACGGGAAAGTCAGACGATGTATATTCAGGAAGAACAGATTCGTGAAGCGCTGCAGCATCTTGGCCTATCCATTCAAGGCATTGATATTATCAGTTTGGACTCGGGTCACGTAGAGATAGAAATCATTCATGCATATACCCGGGGGTATGATGAGTGCCGGAAGATTATCGCTCCGCTTCTCTCGGATATCATCGGTGAGCATATTGCCGTTGTGGAAGAGACGATGACTCATCCGCGTGATGGGCTCGCGACCGTGCGGTTTGGTTCGGCCAAAACGTTTGAGATTACAACAGGTGTGGCTGCTGCGGCCAAAGGTGGAGATTTGTTGTCTGGAGACAGCTTCAGTACGGTTGAGCTTGGAAATGGTACCTTTGCAGTGGCGCTGAGTGATGGAATGGGGAATGGAGAAAGAGCTAGAATGGAGAGCAGTTCGGCACTAAATATTTTGGAACAGCTGCTGCAGTCGGGAATGGATGAGAAGCTTGCGATCAAATCGGTCAATTCGATTCTGATGCTGCGTTCGCCAGATGAAATTTATGCAACGGTGGATATGGCACTGATTGATCAATATTCGGCACAGACTATTTTTTTGAAGATAGGTTCAACACCGAGTTTTATTAAACGGGGCAATGAAGTCATTCCTGTTACCGCAAGCAACCTACCGATCGGCATTATTCAGGATATTGAGGTGGATCTCGTGTCCCTACAGCTCCAGGCGGAGGATGTGCTTATTATGATGACGGACGGCATTTATGATGCGCCGGGCTACGCCGTAAACAAGGAACTTTGGATGAAGCGGATCATTCAGGAAGTGAACAGCTCAGACCCTCAAGAAATAGCAGATTGCTTGCTGGAAAAGGTGATACGGTATCAGCAAAATCAGATTCACGATGATATGACAGTTGTGGTTGGTCGTGTGGATCACTTCCACCCCGAGTGGGCCAACGTTCACGTGCCGGGTTTTGCACGGATGGAGCGGCCCCGTACGGTAAGCTGA
- a CDS encoding S1 domain-containing RNA-binding protein, producing MAIEVGTKLEGKVTGITHFGAFVDLSGGVTGLVHISEIADNYVKDVNDHLKINDVVTVKVINVDKDGKIGLSIKQAVDKPASESRPPRAPRPERSGGGERFGGGGGGYNRERGGRPFKPAVNKPSFEDKMSRFLKDSEERISSLKKNTEGKRGGRGAKRV from the coding sequence ATGGCAATTGAAGTGGGCACCAAGTTAGAGGGCAAGGTGACAGGCATAACGCATTTTGGAGCATTTGTGGATCTGTCAGGAGGTGTCACGGGTCTCGTTCACATCTCGGAGATCGCCGACAATTACGTTAAGGATGTCAACGATCACTTGAAGATCAACGATGTCGTTACCGTGAAGGTGATTAATGTCGACAAGGACGGCAAGATCGGTCTTTCGATCAAGCAAGCTGTCGACAAGCCGGCTTCCGAAAGTCGTCCACCCCGCGCACCAAGACCGGAACGTAGTGGAGGCGGAGAACGATTCGGAGGTGGCGGTGGAGGATATAACCGTGAACGTGGCGGACGCCCGTTTAAGCCTGCGGTCAATAAGCCTTCATTTGAGGATAAAATGTCACGCTTCCTGAAAGATAGTGAAGAACGTATTTCTTCGCTTAAGAAGAATACAGAGGGCAAACGCGGTGGACGCGGAGCCAAACGGGTGTAA
- a CDS encoding FtsB family cell division protein: MGRFAEQPKQAPQKTIKNRGALRRRRMYMAMMALFLIWAGSTLWSQNVHIQNRNETLAEKRTEQKAVQEAWNELNLEVERLQDPEYIGQIARKKFGLYPPNEVPIIQPHNSGE, translated from the coding sequence ATGGGAAGATTTGCTGAACAACCGAAGCAGGCTCCCCAAAAGACAATAAAGAACAGAGGCGCACTTCGGCGCAGAAGAATGTATATGGCCATGATGGCGCTGTTTTTGATCTGGGCAGGTTCAACGCTCTGGTCTCAAAATGTTCATATCCAGAATCGGAATGAAACGCTGGCAGAGAAACGCACCGAGCAGAAGGCTGTACAAGAAGCGTGGAACGAGCTGAATCTTGAGGTCGAACGACTGCAGGATCCCGAATATATCGGGCAAATCGCCAGGAAGAAGTTCGGACTTTATCCACCGAACGAAGTTCCGATTATTCAACCGCATAATTCGGGTGAATAA
- the yabQ gene encoding spore cortex biosynthesis protein YabQ yields the protein MNPQIQWITLLWMLFSGAAMGLVYDSYRVLAGQLRFPRWLQHALDLVYWIAAALFVFRMLYVTNYGQLRFYVFVGLFLGVWIYFLLWSVITRRFVVMLIQVAKRLLSVLMTMFRILVWNPIKGILNLLKGLFKLLWRLVMFLLRMVLRCLLPFWSLLKWMLRPITSRIVMPVWCKHVADKVIKAWKRWF from the coding sequence ATGAATCCGCAAATCCAATGGATAACGCTGCTCTGGATGCTCTTCTCCGGAGCAGCCATGGGACTGGTCTATGACAGCTACCGGGTGCTGGCAGGCCAGCTCCGTTTTCCCAGATGGTTACAACATGCGCTGGACCTTGTCTACTGGATCGCAGCCGCGTTGTTTGTATTCAGGATGCTGTATGTTACCAACTACGGCCAACTGCGCTTTTATGTGTTTGTAGGACTCTTTCTAGGGGTTTGGATCTATTTTTTATTATGGAGTGTTATAACCAGACGTTTTGTGGTAATGTTAATTCAGGTGGCAAAACGCTTGCTGTCGGTTTTAATGACAATGTTTCGCATATTGGTCTGGAATCCGATCAAGGGTATCCTGAACCTGCTGAAAGGTCTGTTCAAACTTCTATGGAGATTGGTCATGTTCCTTTTACGTATGGTACTGCGATGCTTGTTGCCTTTTTGGAGTCTTCTGAAATGGATGCTGAGGCCGATCACATCACGTATAGTGATGCCGGTGTGGTGCAAGCATGTGGCGGACAAGGTTATAAAGGCGTGGAAGCGCTGGTTTTAG
- the yabP gene encoding sporulation protein YabP, producing MIDQGKGKHHDLRMQNRKQLDITGVQNVESFDSEEFLLQTELGHLTIRGQNLHIKNLSLEEGLLSIEGLVHSLIYLNPGSQAKNKSLLGKLFK from the coding sequence ATGATCGACCAAGGGAAGGGTAAACATCATGACCTGCGGATGCAAAACCGTAAGCAGCTTGACATAACCGGCGTCCAAAATGTGGAGAGTTTCGACAGTGAAGAGTTTTTGCTGCAGACCGAACTCGGGCATCTGACCATCCGGGGGCAAAATTTACATATTAAAAATCTCAGCCTGGAAGAGGGGCTGCTGTCTATTGAAGGACTGGTACATTCCCTTATCTACCTGAATCCCGGATCCCAGGCTAAAAATAAAAGCCTCCTCGGCAAGCTGTTTAAATGA
- a CDS encoding RNA-binding S4 domain-containing protein, whose protein sequence is MRVDKFLKVSRLIKRRTVAKDVSDQGRVLINGREAKPSSTVKVGDEITVQFGQKLVTVRVERLAETTRKDEAASLYALVKEEPIAKDNGLNW, encoded by the coding sequence ATGCGTGTCGATAAATTCCTTAAAGTATCGAGGTTAATCAAACGGCGTACCGTAGCGAAGGATGTATCGGATCAAGGACGGGTGCTGATCAACGGCCGTGAGGCCAAGCCAAGCAGTACAGTCAAGGTGGGCGACGAGATCACGGTCCAATTTGGCCAGAAGCTGGTCACAGTCCGCGTCGAGCGTCTTGCCGAGACGACCCGTAAAGATGAGGCTGCAAGCCTCTATGCCTTGGTTAAGGAAGAACCGATCGCCAAAGATAACGGGTTGAACTGGTAA
- a CDS encoding HU family DNA-binding protein yields the protein MNKTDLINNISSKSGLTKRDVENVLNGFLGEITDALASGDKVQLIGFGTFETRKRAGRTGRNPQTGNTIEIPESNVPAFKAGNKLKEAVK from the coding sequence ATGAACAAAACAGATCTGATCAACAACATTTCCAGCAAAAGCGGATTGACTAAAAGAGACGTAGAGAACGTCCTGAACGGTTTCCTTGGCGAAATCACAGACGCCCTTGCTAGCGGCGACAAAGTACAATTGATCGGCTTCGGTACATTCGAAACCCGCAAACGCGCAGGCCGCACGGGCCGCAACCCGCAAACAGGTAACACTATCGAAATTCCTGAGTCCAACGTTCCTGCATTCAAAGCGGGTAACAAACTTAAAGAAGCTGTAAAGTAA
- the mazG gene encoding nucleoside triphosphate pyrophosphohydrolase produces the protein MSATITVVGLGSGNPDRLTLGIMKTLQRAAKVYVRTLSHPVITALEDLGVKMESFDQAYESHDTFPEVYDYIASALIQTSQTEGDGSEIVYAVPGHPMVAEATVKLLRERCSKQNITLTVLGGESFLDEAFVRLGFDPIEGFQLLDAAELRSSLIQPQLHTLIGQVYDMFTASEVKLALMEIYPDEYEVIVGHALGVEGEESIVRIPLYELDRIEGYGNLSLVYVPRSDDDQLRHRTFARLHEIVGILRSPEGCPWDRDQTHESIRKNLIEETYEVLETIDEDDPEHMQEELGDLLLQILLHAQMEEELGTFTVYDVIQGLNDKLIFRHPHVFGENLAKDAEAALQNWEQMKAEEKRRKGLDPEKASALDGIPRDLPALMKAYKLQKKASKVGFDWDDINGVFQKIEEELAELREAVAEGQSPDEQALELGDLLFAVSNAARFIQADPEEALSRTNRKFVTRFRYIEEQLEAQGKTVHDSTLDEMEVLWQSAKQISSPDGDDKP, from the coding sequence ATGAGTGCAACCATCACGGTTGTCGGTCTCGGTTCGGGCAATCCGGACAGGCTGACTTTAGGCATTATGAAAACATTGCAGCGCGCAGCCAAGGTGTATGTGCGCACCTTATCGCACCCGGTTATTACGGCACTGGAAGACCTGGGTGTAAAGATGGAATCATTCGACCAGGCCTATGAGAGCCACGACACGTTTCCGGAGGTTTATGATTACATTGCTTCTGCGTTAATCCAAACATCCCAGACGGAGGGCGACGGCAGTGAGATTGTCTACGCAGTGCCGGGTCACCCTATGGTAGCGGAGGCGACTGTAAAGCTGCTTCGGGAGCGATGCTCGAAGCAGAACATAACTCTGACGGTGCTGGGTGGCGAAAGTTTCCTCGACGAGGCCTTCGTCCGCCTTGGATTTGATCCGATTGAAGGCTTTCAGCTGCTGGATGCTGCCGAACTTCGCAGCAGTCTCATTCAGCCGCAACTTCATACGCTGATCGGCCAAGTGTATGATATGTTTACTGCATCAGAGGTTAAGCTCGCACTGATGGAAATATATCCGGATGAGTATGAGGTTATTGTAGGACATGCACTCGGTGTGGAAGGGGAAGAGTCCATTGTCCGCATTCCGTTGTACGAACTGGACCGCATCGAGGGTTACGGAAACCTGTCGCTGGTCTACGTGCCCCGGAGCGATGACGATCAGCTTCGTCATCGGACCTTCGCCCGGCTTCACGAAATTGTCGGCATTCTTCGAAGTCCCGAGGGCTGCCCTTGGGACCGGGATCAGACTCATGAGTCCATCCGTAAGAACCTAATTGAAGAGACATACGAGGTTCTGGAAACGATTGATGAGGATGACCCTGAGCATATGCAAGAGGAGCTTGGCGATTTGCTCCTTCAAATTTTGCTGCACGCTCAGATGGAAGAGGAACTCGGTACGTTTACGGTCTATGACGTGATTCAAGGCCTGAACGACAAGCTGATTTTCCGCCATCCTCATGTGTTTGGCGAGAACCTCGCCAAGGACGCTGAGGCTGCTCTACAGAACTGGGAGCAGATGAAGGCAGAAGAGAAGCGGCGCAAGGGACTTGATCCGGAAAAGGCATCTGCACTGGACGGTATTCCCCGTGACCTGCCTGCGCTGATGAAGGCCTACAAGCTGCAGAAGAAAGCATCTAAAGTCGGTTTTGACTGGGATGATATCAACGGTGTGTTTCAAAAAATCGAGGAAGAACTTGCTGAGCTCCGCGAAGCGGTAGCCGAAGGGCAGTCGCCGGATGAACAGGCGCTTGAGCTGGGCGATTTACTATTTGCTGTAAGCAATGCGGCCCGGTTTATCCAAGCGGATCCAGAGGAAGCTTTGTCGAGAACAAACCGGAAGTTTGTTACAAGATTCCGATATATCGAAGAACAGCTGGAGGCACAGGGTAAGACGGTACATGACAGCACGCTCGATGAGATGGAAGTTTTGTGGCAATCGGCCAAACAAATTTCGTCACCCGATGGCGACGACAAGCCGTGA